A stretch of Petrotoga mexicana DSM 14811 DNA encodes these proteins:
- a CDS encoding M42 family metallopeptidase, translating into MKELIKKITELYGPSGREDQVRDFIKEQIKDHADDIKTDKLGNLIAIKKGNSGKTILFDAHMDEIGVVVTHILDKGFLKVEQVGGQNPVNLIGSRLIFNGRIGVVGVEGESEKELKDNYKNLSLDNIFVDIGVSSKEEAEKIAPIGTFGTFAEGFVDYGNYCMSKAMDDRIGCAILIETIKNMKDNQHTVLFAFTVQEEVGLVGSFVSAFDYEVNRAIAIDVTDSLDTPKALKRMSMALGKGPCIKIKDNLSVSDREVVEWIKNAALANNIPYQFEVLTFGGTNAAGYQRTKSGIPSGTISIPTRYIHSPHEMLSYSDVENTVKLLNTLSKTNF; encoded by the coding sequence TTGAAAGAGCTAATAAAAAAAATTACGGAACTTTATGGACCAAGTGGAAGAGAAGATCAAGTGAGAGATTTTATAAAAGAACAGATCAAAGATCATGCGGATGATATTAAAACGGATAAGTTAGGAAATCTTATCGCCATAAAAAAAGGCAACTCTGGAAAAACCATACTATTTGACGCTCATATGGATGAAATAGGAGTTGTTGTTACGCACATTTTAGACAAAGGCTTTCTAAAAGTAGAACAAGTTGGGGGCCAAAACCCTGTAAATTTAATTGGTTCCAGGTTGATTTTTAATGGAAGAATAGGGGTTGTAGGGGTTGAGGGAGAAAGTGAAAAAGAATTAAAAGATAATTATAAGAACTTATCTTTGGACAATATATTTGTTGACATAGGCGTATCTTCAAAAGAAGAAGCGGAAAAAATTGCCCCTATAGGCACGTTTGGAACTTTCGCTGAAGGTTTTGTCGATTATGGTAATTATTGTATGTCAAAAGCGATGGATGACAGGATAGGATGCGCCATTTTAATAGAAACTATCAAAAATATGAAAGATAATCAACACACCGTTTTATTTGCTTTTACAGTCCAAGAAGAAGTAGGTTTGGTCGGTTCTTTTGTTTCGGCTTTTGATTACGAAGTCAACAGAGCAATAGCTATAGATGTCACGGATTCCTTGGATACTCCAAAGGCTCTTAAAAGAATGAGCATGGCCTTGGGAAAAGGACCTTGTATTAAAATAAAAGACAATCTTTCTGTAAGTGACAGAGAAGTTGTGGAATGGATAAAAAATGCTGCTTTGGCAAACAACATACCGTATCAGTTCGAGGTATTAACCTTTGGAGGAACAAATGCCGCAGGCTATCAAAGAACCAAATCTGGAATCCCTAGTGGTACTATTTCTATTCCTACTAGATACATACATTCACCTCACGAGATGTTATCCTATAGCGATGTTGAAAACACGGTGAAACTGTTGAACACACTCAGTAAAACCAATTTTTAG
- the yajC gene encoding preprotein translocase subunit YajC, which yields MLEKVFDFINFGPAGATDVGNTVEQAQTAPTGGGFGGLLFFLIIIILMWVLLFLPQRRQEKKHKEMISSLKKGDKIVTSSGIIGKIISITNERIRISTADKTEIDITKNAIAGVLSKSDKPEVAPEKPETEDDK from the coding sequence ATGTTAGAAAAAGTATTTGATTTTATAAACTTTGGTCCCGCAGGTGCCACAGATGTCGGTAACACAGTTGAACAAGCTCAAACTGCTCCCACAGGTGGGGGATTTGGTGGATTGTTGTTCTTTTTAATAATCATAATCTTAATGTGGGTTTTATTGTTCCTTCCACAAAGGCGACAAGAAAAAAAGCACAAGGAAATGATTTCCTCTTTGAAAAAAGGTGATAAAATAGTTACATCCTCAGGAATCATAGGAAAGATAATATCTATAACTAACGAGAGAATCAGAATTTCAACAGCAGATAAAACAGAGATTGATATAACGAAGAATGCTATTGCAGGGGTTCTTTCTAAAAGCGATAAACCCGAAGTAGCACCAGAAAAACCCGAAACTGAAGATGATAAATAG
- a CDS encoding septum site-determining protein MinC produces MDEPVYAKIMDGDIIFYFSKGNTQKDLFEHFKKELVKMKSFFNIGDSFYVYFEDGSQHNLLNRIVKFANSLELNVAGAYFGKLPEGKVGNKELTLSSTQIYRKHLRSGQVIQNPGDIIVFGNVNQGAEVNAGGSIIIFGKVFGTLRAGITNKKNAFIIAYELNSPLVEISGIPFFNYEWPKSPVSIRIEENKALVEPVEL; encoded by the coding sequence ATGGATGAACCCGTATATGCAAAAATTATGGACGGAGACATAATCTTTTATTTTTCGAAAGGGAACACGCAAAAAGATCTTTTTGAACATTTTAAAAAAGAACTTGTTAAGATGAAAAGTTTTTTTAACATTGGAGATAGTTTTTACGTATATTTCGAAGACGGTTCTCAGCATAATCTATTAAATAGAATCGTAAAATTCGCCAACAGTCTTGAATTGAACGTTGCCGGAGCCTATTTTGGAAAGCTTCCCGAAGGAAAAGTGGGAAACAAAGAGTTAACCCTTTCGAGTACCCAAATTTATAGAAAACATTTGAGATCCGGCCAAGTAATACAAAATCCTGGAGACATCATAGTTTTTGGAAATGTAAACCAAGGTGCAGAAGTTAACGCGGGTGGAAGTATTATAATATTTGGAAAGGTATTTGGAACTTTAAGAGCAGGAATTACCAACAAAAAAAATGCTTTCATTATAGCCTACGAATTAAATTCACCATTAGTAGAAATATCGGGTATCCCTTTCTTTAACTATGAATGGCCAAAGTCACCCGTTTCTATAAGGATAGAAGAAAATAAAGCATTGGTTGAACCCGTTGAACTGTAA
- a CDS encoding M42 family metallopeptidase, translating into MRKYLKDLTNLAGISSREEKIKEYIKSNVANKVDEITEDDMGNLICLIKGKDSSKKLMLDAHMDEVGFMITRINEDGTFGISPVGGVDPRVVKSQRLKIEEKISAVVNSTPIHLEKETDKVEQYESIRVYAGFSNKEEASKKVHLGDMVTFDTTYYEENNYAVAKAFDDRVGCSIMMDIIDYFFENSEKPLYDTYFNFATQEETGLRGTGTAASKIHPNFAIVLEGTTAGDNPENTPDKWATHIGNGPVLTFMHSGLVLNKEIFEKIVDTAKKLGIKFQYKMRTAGGTDAARLAKTLYGIPAGVISVPCRYIHSPQSIMNLQDYENTYQLVKQLVVNTPF; encoded by the coding sequence ATGAGGAAATATTTAAAGGACTTAACCAATCTTGCTGGAATATCTTCAAGAGAAGAAAAAATAAAAGAGTACATCAAGTCAAATGTTGCTAACAAGGTCGATGAAATTACCGAAGACGACATGGGGAACCTAATTTGTTTAATTAAAGGTAAAGATTCCTCCAAAAAATTAATGCTCGATGCACACATGGACGAAGTTGGTTTTATGATCACCAGAATAAATGAAGACGGTACTTTTGGCATATCTCCCGTTGGGGGAGTTGACCCAAGGGTAGTAAAAAGTCAGAGATTAAAAATCGAAGAAAAAATATCTGCTGTCGTCAATTCTACACCTATTCACTTAGAAAAAGAAACCGACAAAGTTGAGCAATATGAAAGTATAAGGGTCTACGCTGGATTTTCCAACAAAGAGGAAGCATCTAAAAAGGTCCATTTGGGCGATATGGTTACATTTGATACTACTTATTATGAAGAAAATAACTATGCTGTAGCCAAAGCCTTTGATGATAGGGTTGGATGTTCTATTATGATGGATATAATTGACTATTTTTTTGAGAACAGCGAGAAACCTCTTTACGACACATACTTCAATTTTGCTACTCAGGAAGAAACAGGGCTGAGAGGTACAGGAACTGCAGCTTCAAAAATACATCCAAATTTCGCTATTGTATTAGAAGGTACAACTGCTGGGGACAACCCTGAAAACACCCCAGATAAATGGGCAACCCATATCGGAAATGGGCCGGTCTTAACATTCATGCATAGCGGTTTAGTACTTAACAAAGAGATCTTTGAAAAAATTGTAGATACTGCAAAGAAATTAGGGATTAAATTCCAATACAAAATGCGAACGGCAGGAGGAACAGATGCGGCTAGGCTCGCAAAGACTCTTTATGGAATTCCAGCAGGGGTAATATCTGTACCTTGCCGATACATACATTCTCCACAATCTATAATGAATTTACAAGATTATGAAAATACCTACCAATTGGTAAAACAACTAGTTGTTAACACACCATTTTAA
- a CDS encoding M28 family peptidase, producing the protein MDTSILLKNLSNTFGVSSFENYTFPLIEKELKNISPDVKSEKVGIGNLVATYGNESPKIAFFSHVDEIGIVISKIVDEHFARISPVGGVDPRTLVGKRVLFKTNDSEKTGVIGFLAPHLQKKEDREKSPSFDELFVDFSISGGTSNINVGDMGVIQVQAVELENGKISNKSLDNRVGAAVLIKSLEYLQNLKFEGQLMLSFNKGEEVGLVGAQGSAYHLKPDFAIVIDVTFGEKLPENVEPIKIGEGPVIGIGTTVTRSVFEELTKTAKNNNIKYQIETFTRGSGTEADVVQISSTGVKTGVVSVPILNMHSPNEVVDVKDVEESAKLLSLFALNTSLTWKGRRKS; encoded by the coding sequence ATGGATACTTCTATTTTACTAAAAAATTTATCCAATACGTTTGGGGTGTCTTCTTTTGAAAATTATACCTTTCCTTTGATTGAAAAAGAATTAAAAAACATTTCACCAGATGTAAAATCAGAAAAAGTAGGAATAGGTAATTTAGTGGCAACTTATGGAAATGAGAGTCCCAAAATTGCCTTTTTTTCTCATGTAGACGAAATTGGAATAGTTATATCAAAAATAGTTGATGAACATTTCGCTCGTATTTCTCCCGTTGGCGGAGTCGATCCAAGAACCTTGGTAGGAAAAAGGGTTCTTTTTAAAACAAATGACTCGGAAAAAACTGGTGTAATAGGGTTTTTAGCCCCTCACCTTCAAAAAAAAGAAGACAGAGAAAAATCTCCCTCCTTTGATGAGCTTTTCGTCGATTTTTCAATTTCAGGGGGAACAAGTAATATCAACGTTGGCGATATGGGCGTTATACAAGTCCAGGCTGTTGAACTTGAAAACGGGAAGATATCAAATAAGTCTTTAGATAACAGAGTCGGTGCTGCGGTACTTATTAAGTCATTAGAGTATCTACAAAATCTTAAATTTGAAGGGCAATTGATGTTATCTTTTAACAAAGGTGAGGAAGTGGGATTAGTTGGAGCACAAGGTAGTGCCTACCATCTAAAACCAGATTTTGCCATAGTAATTGATGTAACCTTTGGCGAAAAACTACCGGAAAATGTCGAGCCTATCAAGATCGGTGAAGGGCCAGTTATAGGTATAGGTACCACCGTTACAAGAAGTGTTTTCGAAGAACTAACAAAAACTGCAAAAAATAACAATATCAAATACCAAATAGAAACTTTTACTAGAGGCAGTGGCACCGAAGCAGATGTAGTACAAATATCTTCTACCGGAGTAAAAACAGGTGTTGTTTCAGTTCCAATCCTTAACATGCATTCTCCCAACGAGGTTGTAGATGTAAAAGATGTGGAAGAAAGCGCAAAATTATTATCTCTCTTTGCTTTAAACACTAGTTTAACTTGGAAAGGACGTCGAAAATCATGA
- the secD gene encoding protein translocase subunit SecD: MRNRRIRIFFTIVVFVFAFLGLILPLSDNVNDISILRFFPNINLGLDIQGGVLLEYSLDVPEGVDTSEVVGNVITVLRRRLDNAGYTEAIVSEVVSGGESRVRVEIPGISDTQRAEELIGSKGKLYFAEVLEVVESETPPQITRNRTIEINGEEIEMYSYVRDSNNPNLWYRVKNVFEFGDAPFQITGLDVSDAVASLNSQGAGFVVNLNFNNEGRQKFELATANLVNQRIAIILDDEVIIAPVVRERISQGRAEISGIESMEEAQNIAVLIKSGNLPVDLVKFQERTLGPTLGRDIVTTIINAGIIGLLIVMIYMIIVYRWMGIIADIALIYNTLLLLGILSWTGAILTLPGIAGIILTFGTTVDGNIIIYERIKEELRIGRPPLTAVKFGFNKVFSTIFDANITTILAGLVLFFLTSGSIRGFAVTLIIGVLGAMFTNLVVSRLLLESTSHFLKPEKYVKGIVVEKGGSK; this comes from the coding sequence TTGAGAAATCGAAGGATACGAATATTCTTTACTATAGTAGTTTTTGTTTTTGCATTCTTAGGCTTAATTTTACCTTTATCAGATAATGTGAATGATATAAGCATACTCCGGTTTTTCCCAAATATAAATTTAGGTCTGGATATTCAGGGGGGAGTACTTTTAGAGTATAGTTTAGATGTACCTGAAGGAGTAGATACTTCTGAGGTTGTAGGTAACGTAATTACAGTTCTAAGGAGAAGATTGGACAATGCTGGTTACACAGAAGCAATAGTTTCCGAAGTTGTTTCCGGTGGAGAAAGCAGAGTTCGTGTTGAGATTCCTGGTATATCAGATACTCAGAGAGCTGAAGAACTCATAGGTAGTAAAGGAAAGCTTTACTTTGCAGAAGTATTGGAAGTTGTGGAATCTGAAACACCCCCACAAATTACGAGAAATAGGACTATAGAAATAAATGGTGAAGAAATAGAAATGTATAGTTACGTTAGAGATAGTAATAACCCTAACCTTTGGTATAGGGTGAAAAATGTTTTCGAATTTGGAGATGCTCCATTTCAGATTACCGGTTTAGATGTCAGTGATGCCGTTGCTTCTCTTAATAGTCAAGGGGCAGGATTCGTTGTTAATTTGAATTTCAATAATGAAGGAAGACAAAAATTTGAATTAGCGACTGCAAATTTAGTAAATCAAAGAATTGCGATCATTTTAGATGACGAAGTAATAATTGCACCTGTTGTTAGAGAAAGGATATCGCAGGGAAGAGCCGAAATCAGCGGAATAGAAAGTATGGAAGAAGCGCAAAACATTGCTGTGTTGATAAAGTCAGGGAATTTACCAGTAGATTTGGTTAAATTTCAAGAAAGAACCCTCGGCCCTACTTTGGGAAGAGATATTGTGACCACGATTATAAACGCTGGAATCATTGGGCTTTTAATAGTAATGATTTACATGATTATTGTTTATAGATGGATGGGGATAATTGCTGATATTGCGCTAATATATAATACACTTTTGTTACTGGGAATTTTAAGTTGGACAGGAGCAATATTAACTCTACCAGGTATTGCTGGTATAATTTTAACTTTTGGCACTACAGTTGATGGAAACATTATTATATACGAAAGAATAAAAGAGGAACTTAGAATAGGTAGGCCCCCTTTAACCGCCGTAAAGTTTGGATTTAATAAAGTTTTTTCAACTATTTTTGATGCCAATATAACAACTATTTTAGCTGGTTTAGTTTTATTCTTTTTAACAAGTGGAAGTATTAGAGGTTTCGCAGTTACACTCATAATAGGTGTTTTAGGTGCGATGTTTACTAACTTGGTGGTTAGTAGGTTACTTTTAGAAAGTACTTCTCACTTTTTGAAACCTGAAAAGTATGTGAAGGGAATTGTTGTGGAAAAAGGGGGGAGTAAATAA